A region of Pseudomonas marginalis DNA encodes the following proteins:
- a CDS encoding protein-glutamate methylesterase/protein-glutamine glutaminase has translation MPTKKISVLLVDDSAVVRQVLLAILSDTPDIHVMGAASDPIFAMDKLAREWPDVIVLDVEMPRMDGITFLKKIMSERPTPVVICSSLTQKGAETSLQALSAGAVEIITKPTTGLKNFLIESAAELVAAIRAAANSNVRNLGKRSASPAPALAPASKLTADAILPAANGHAMAQTTERIVAIGTSTGGTQALEAVLTALPRVCPGMVIVQHMPEKFTASFAERLNSVCEIEVREARNNDRILPGLALIAPGGKHLMVTRSGAYYHAQVIDGPLVNRHRPSVDVLFRSVAKFAGRNATGIIMTGMGDDGARGLKEMLEAGAATVAQDEASCVVFGMPKEAIKLNAAQRIMALEDIHQAILYK, from the coding sequence ATGCCTACCAAAAAAATCAGTGTGCTGCTCGTCGATGATTCGGCCGTGGTGCGCCAGGTACTGCTGGCGATTCTCAGCGATACGCCGGATATCCATGTCATGGGCGCCGCCTCCGACCCGATTTTCGCCATGGACAAACTCGCCCGGGAATGGCCGGATGTGATCGTGCTGGACGTGGAAATGCCGCGCATGGACGGCATCACCTTTCTCAAGAAAATCATGAGCGAACGGCCGACGCCGGTGGTGATCTGTTCCTCGCTGACCCAGAAAGGCGCGGAAACCTCCCTGCAGGCGCTGTCGGCGGGCGCGGTGGAAATCATCACCAAGCCCACTACCGGGTTGAAGAATTTCCTGATCGAGTCGGCGGCCGAGCTGGTGGCCGCGATCCGCGCCGCAGCGAACTCCAACGTCAGGAACCTGGGCAAGCGCAGCGCCAGCCCGGCGCCGGCACTGGCCCCGGCCAGCAAGCTCACCGCAGATGCGATCCTGCCTGCCGCCAATGGCCATGCCATGGCACAGACCACCGAGCGTATCGTCGCCATCGGCACGTCCACCGGCGGTACCCAAGCGTTGGAGGCGGTTCTGACGGCACTGCCGAGGGTGTGCCCAGGCATGGTGATCGTGCAGCACATGCCGGAAAAGTTCACCGCCTCGTTTGCCGAGCGCCTCAACAGCGTATGCGAGATCGAGGTGCGCGAAGCGCGCAACAACGACCGCATTCTGCCGGGCCTGGCCCTGATCGCGCCGGGTGGCAAGCACCTGATGGTGACTCGCAGCGGCGCCTATTATCACGCCCAGGTCATTGATGGGCCCTTGGTCAACCGGCACCGGCCATCCGTGGATGTGCTGTTTCGCTCGGTGGCCAAGTTCGCCGGCAGGAACGCCACCGGCATCATCATGACCGGCATGGGCGACGACGGCGCGCGCGGGCTCAAGGAGATGCTCGAGGCCGGCGCCGCCACGGTGGCCCAGGACGAGGCCAGTTGCGTGGTGTTCGGCATGCCCAAGGAGGCCATCAAGCTGAATGCCGCCCAGCGCATCATGGCGCTGGAGGATATCCATCAGGCGATCTTGTATAAGTGA
- the cheD gene encoding chemoreceptor glutamine deamidase CheD produces MKKPVGTAEVVLAPGQVSFATRPTRLRTLLGSCVAITFWHPQRLIGGMCHFMLPGRVRDRQPLDGRYADEALELLLRHAEINGTHAQDYQVKLFGGGKMFPQLCRLPTQDVASLNIRAALALAERYHLHLTAQDMGSTGYRTIMFDLWNGNVWVRHQPMGTIQQDAYQKNQCAARR; encoded by the coding sequence ATGAAAAAGCCCGTCGGTACGGCCGAAGTGGTGTTGGCGCCTGGCCAGGTCAGCTTTGCGACGCGGCCGACGCGCCTGCGCACCTTGCTCGGCTCTTGCGTGGCGATCACCTTTTGGCACCCGCAACGGCTGATTGGCGGCATGTGTCACTTCATGCTGCCGGGGCGCGTGCGCGACCGTCAGCCCCTGGACGGCCGATATGCCGACGAAGCCCTGGAGCTGCTGCTGCGCCACGCCGAGATCAATGGCACGCATGCACAGGATTACCAGGTCAAATTGTTCGGCGGCGGCAAGATGTTTCCCCAGCTGTGCCGCCTGCCGACGCAGGACGTGGCCAGCCTGAATATTCGCGCGGCACTGGCCCTGGCCGAGCGCTATCACCTGCACCTGACGGCCCAGGACATGGGCAGTACCGGTTACCGCACGATCATGTTCGACCTGTGGAACGGCAACGTCTGGGTCCGGCACCAACCAATGGGAACAATTCAACAAGATGCCTACCAAAAAAATCAGTGTGCTGCTCGTCGATGA
- a CDS encoding CheR family methyltransferase: MADTVSIDDHEFGQFQTWLYRAAGINLSPTKKALVAGRLFKRLKHYELHSYGEYFKLIMNDQRKGELQVALDLLTTNETYFFREPKHFDFLRQHVLPRAAPGKVFRVWSAASSSGEEPYSLAMTLAESLGSTPWEVVGSDISSQVLAKARTGHYSLERTETLPQPLLAKYCLKGIGRQEGTLLIDKALRSRVNFVQVNLNEALPALGEFEVIFLRNVMIYFDQQTKSQVVARLLPLLKPGGYLIISHSESLHGVNDTLKLVAPSIYRKP; the protein is encoded by the coding sequence ATGGCAGACACCGTGTCCATCGATGACCATGAATTCGGTCAGTTCCAGACCTGGCTGTACCGCGCGGCGGGCATCAACCTGTCGCCGACCAAGAAAGCCCTGGTGGCCGGGCGCCTGTTCAAGCGCCTCAAGCACTATGAGCTGCACAGCTATGGTGAGTATTTCAAGCTGATCATGAATGACCAGCGCAAGGGCGAACTGCAGGTTGCGCTGGATTTGCTGACCACCAACGAAACCTATTTTTTTCGCGAGCCCAAGCACTTCGACTTCCTGCGTCAGCACGTGCTGCCCCGGGCCGCGCCGGGCAAGGTGTTTCGCGTGTGGAGCGCGGCCAGCTCCTCCGGTGAAGAACCCTACAGCCTGGCGATGACCCTGGCCGAAAGCCTCGGCAGCACGCCCTGGGAAGTGGTCGGCTCGGACATCAGCTCCCAAGTGCTGGCCAAGGCGCGCACCGGCCATTACTCCCTGGAACGCACCGAGACATTGCCCCAACCGCTGCTGGCCAAGTACTGCCTCAAGGGCATTGGTCGCCAGGAGGGCACCTTGCTGATCGACAAGGCCTTGCGTAGCCGCGTCAATTTTGTCCAGGTCAACCTTAACGAAGCGCTGCCGGCCCTGGGTGAGTTCGAGGTGATTTTCCTGCGCAACGTGATGATTTATTTCGACCAGCAGACCAAGAGCCAGGTGGTCGCGCGCCTGTTGCCGCTGCTCAAGCCGGGCGGTTACCTGATCATCAGTCACTCGGAAAGCCTCCACGGTGTCAATGACACCTTGAAACTGGTGGCTCCGTCGATTTACCGCAAGCCATGA
- a CDS encoding chemotaxis protein CheW: MGAAMTTRQTAAAVDEDAQYLTFMLGGEMFAIGILGIKEIIEYGSLTVVPMMPAFVRGVINLRGAVVPVVDLSARFGRANSAITRRSCVIIIEASTEDGQAQDIGLLVDTVSAVREIPATQIEPPPNFGARIRADFISGMAKVDGKFVIVLEVDKVLSIDEMSSLAEAGQAPALDLDPR; the protein is encoded by the coding sequence ATGGGTGCAGCAATGACGACTCGGCAGACCGCAGCAGCGGTCGATGAGGATGCGCAGTATCTGACCTTCATGCTCGGCGGCGAAATGTTCGCCATCGGCATTCTGGGGATCAAGGAAATTATCGAATACGGCAGCCTGACCGTGGTGCCGATGATGCCCGCTTTCGTACGCGGGGTGATCAACCTGCGCGGCGCGGTGGTGCCGGTGGTCGACCTGTCGGCGCGCTTTGGCCGGGCCAACTCGGCGATCACCCGGCGCTCCTGCGTGATCATCATCGAGGCGAGTACCGAAGATGGCCAGGCCCAGGACATCGGGCTGCTGGTCGATACGGTGTCTGCGGTGCGGGAGATCCCGGCGACGCAGATCGAGCCGCCACCCAACTTCGGCGCACGAATTCGCGCCGATTTCATCAGCGGCATGGCCAAGGTCGACGGCAAGTTCGTGATCGTGCTGGAGGTGGACAAGGTGCTGTCCATCGATGAGATGTCCAGCCTCGCCGAGGCCGGCCAGGCGCCGGCCCTCGACCTCGACCCGCGTTGA
- a CDS encoding methyl-accepting chemotaxis protein: MKWFYDLKISTKLICSFLVVLALTGAMGGFAILQLGAVNQAAQDIKGNWMPSMRAAAGMRFFAANYRLKENRHIGTEIAEEKAQAEREAADARQQFETRMGTYEQLLSNDEDRQLLASVKSAWDAYLASSKQVLEFSRQNQEAQARGLLRGESKGHFDEVTARLQKMVELNDAGATAAGDKGSVLYESARVSIIAVLVAALLIGLGLAMFIARIISRPLRQAASAAEQLAEGNLNAHIEPGGKDETGMVLNAMRNMVGKLAHIIGEVRNAADNLASASEEVSATAQSMSQATSEQAASVEETSASVEQMSASINQNTENAKVTDGMASKAAKEATEGGESVQQTVVAMKKIAQRISIIDDIAYQTNLLALNAAIEAARAGEHGKGFAVVAAEVRKLAERSQVAAQEIGELSSSSVDMAEKAGKLLDEMVPSINKTSDLVQEISAASEEQAAGVAQINTAMTQLNQVTQQNASSSEELAATAEEMSSQAEQLQQAMSFFVLDSAPKAAVQSNSVDSPGSKPNRQAPQPKPPAQRKAFAYTMASAPDEADFTRF, translated from the coding sequence ATGAAATGGTTCTACGATCTTAAGATTTCCACCAAGTTGATCTGTTCATTCCTGGTGGTCCTGGCGCTCACTGGGGCCATGGGCGGCTTCGCCATCCTCCAGCTCGGTGCCGTCAACCAGGCCGCCCAGGACATCAAGGGCAACTGGATGCCCTCCATGCGTGCCGCGGCAGGCATGCGCTTTTTTGCCGCCAACTATCGCTTGAAAGAGAACCGCCACATCGGCACCGAGATTGCCGAGGAAAAGGCCCAGGCCGAACGCGAAGCCGCCGACGCGCGCCAACAGTTCGAAACCCGCATGGGCACCTACGAGCAATTGCTGTCGAACGATGAAGATCGGCAACTCCTGGCCAGCGTGAAAAGCGCTTGGGACGCCTACCTTGCAAGCAGCAAGCAGGTGCTTGAGTTTTCTCGCCAGAACCAGGAAGCCCAGGCGCGCGGTTTGCTCAGGGGAGAATCCAAGGGGCATTTCGATGAGGTGACGGCCCGTCTGCAGAAAATGGTCGAGCTCAATGATGCCGGCGCAACGGCCGCAGGTGACAAGGGTTCCGTGCTGTATGAAAGCGCACGGGTGTCGATCATCGCGGTACTGGTCGCCGCCCTGTTGATCGGCCTGGGCCTGGCGATGTTCATCGCGCGGATCATTTCCCGCCCGTTGCGCCAGGCCGCGAGCGCCGCCGAGCAATTGGCCGAAGGCAACCTCAACGCGCACATCGAGCCGGGCGGGAAGGATGAAACCGGCATGGTGCTCAACGCCATGCGCAACATGGTCGGCAAGCTGGCGCATATCATCGGCGAAGTGCGTAACGCCGCCGACAACCTGGCCAGCGCCTCCGAGGAGGTCAGCGCCACCGCGCAATCGATGAGCCAGGCCACCAGTGAGCAGGCCGCCAGCGTCGAGGAAACCAGTGCGTCGGTCGAGCAGATGAGTGCCAGCATCAACCAGAACACCGAAAACGCCAAGGTCACCGATGGCATGGCCAGCAAGGCCGCCAAGGAAGCCACCGAGGGCGGCGAATCGGTACAGCAGACCGTGGTGGCGATGAAGAAAATCGCCCAGCGCATCAGCATCATCGATGACATCGCCTACCAGACCAATCTGCTCGCGCTCAACGCCGCCATCGAGGCCGCTCGGGCCGGCGAGCACGGCAAGGGGTTTGCCGTGGTGGCCGCCGAAGTGCGCAAGTTGGCCGAACGCAGCCAGGTTGCCGCCCAGGAAATCGGTGAACTGTCCTCCAGCAGCGTGGACATGGCCGAGAAGGCCGGCAAGTTGCTCGACGAAATGGTGCCCTCCATCAACAAGACGTCCGACCTTGTGCAGGAAATCAGCGCCGCGTCCGAGGAACAGGCCGCCGGTGTCGCGCAGATCAACACTGCGATGACCCAGCTCAACCAGGTAACCCAGCAAAATGCCTCGAGCAGCGAGGAACTGGCGGCCACGGCGGAAGAAATGAGCAGCCAGGCCGAGCAACTGCAACAGGCCATGAGCTTTTTCGTGCTGGATTCAGCGCCCAAGGCCGCAGTTCAAAGCAACAGCGTGGACAGCCCGGGCAGCAAGCCCAACCGTCAGGCGCCACAGCCGAAACCACCGGCGCAGCGCAAGGCGTTCGCCTACACCATGGCCAGTGCCCCGGACGAAGCGGATTTCACCCGCTTCTGA
- a CDS encoding chemotaxis protein CheA produces the protein MSINLDQAQQTFIVEARELLQAMEQSLLQLESEPGDQDAIGAIFRAAHTIKGSAGLFGLASIVGFTHIVEDVLDRLREGSVAVDAALIALLLKCGDHILELVEVVANRGEVPTPAALERGEALREALSAYQPMRTAVASVETAEVTDDVAVEVLWHISLRFGTDVFRNGMDPLSFLRYLETLGQLIQVATLTDSIPPMDSWDPESCYLGFEIDLRSMASHATLNEVFDFVRDDCEVHISAVDEAPDSTAAIAGELVTPVEPGLVTAAPQRPAASEAKTRDGNYVRVNADKLDELINLVGELVIASAGASLLARSCNNDPLHEASSTVSGLVEEILDGALHLRMIPIGDTFNRFRRVVRDISQELGKDIELSISGAETELDKTVVEKIGDPLMHLLRNAMDHGIESADARRAAGKSAKGHLSLNAYHDSGSIVIEIADDGAGLNRERILQKAQERGLVASGAVLNDQEIYNLIFEAGFSTAEAVTNLSGRGVGMDVVKRNITLLRGTVDLDSRPGQGTVVRIRLPLTLAIINGFLVGIDQSTYVIPLDMVQECIELDEQQRQSSRDTGYLDLRGEVLPLVHLRDHFSHEGPATRRQNVVVVRYAEHKAGLVVDDLLGEFQTVIKPLGKLFGALRGISGSTILGSGAVALILDVPVLLNQIVQLEARTAQAPQSPPAVAR, from the coding sequence GTGAGCATTAATCTCGATCAGGCACAGCAGACATTCATCGTAGAGGCTCGCGAGCTGTTGCAGGCCATGGAGCAATCCCTGCTGCAATTGGAAAGCGAGCCCGGCGACCAGGATGCCATCGGCGCGATTTTCCGCGCCGCGCACACCATCAAGGGTTCGGCGGGCCTTTTCGGCCTGGCGTCGATCGTGGGGTTCACGCATATCGTCGAAGACGTGCTTGACCGCCTGCGCGAAGGCAGTGTGGCGGTGGACGCCGCCTTGATCGCGCTGCTGCTCAAGTGCGGCGACCACATACTCGAACTGGTCGAAGTGGTCGCCAACCGCGGTGAGGTGCCGACCCCTGCCGCTCTGGAGCGCGGCGAGGCATTGCGCGAGGCGCTGAGTGCCTACCAGCCGATGCGAACCGCCGTTGCCAGCGTCGAAACCGCCGAGGTGACCGACGACGTGGCGGTCGAAGTGCTTTGGCATATTTCCCTGCGCTTCGGCACGGATGTGTTCCGTAATGGCATGGACCCGCTGTCATTTCTGCGCTACCTCGAGACCTTGGGGCAGTTGATACAGGTCGCCACCCTGACCGACAGCATCCCGCCCATGGACAGCTGGGACCCGGAAAGCTGCTACCTGGGTTTCGAGATCGACCTGCGCTCGATGGCCAGCCACGCCACCCTCAACGAAGTGTTCGACTTTGTGCGTGACGACTGTGAAGTGCACATCAGTGCCGTCGACGAAGCGCCCGACAGCACAGCGGCCATTGCTGGCGAGTTGGTCACGCCGGTCGAGCCGGGCCTTGTGACCGCCGCCCCCCAGCGTCCGGCAGCCAGCGAGGCGAAAACCCGCGACGGCAATTACGTGCGCGTCAACGCTGACAAGCTCGACGAGTTGATCAATCTGGTTGGCGAACTGGTCATCGCCAGCGCCGGCGCGAGCCTGCTGGCCCGGTCCTGTAACAACGACCCGTTGCACGAGGCCTCCTCGACAGTCTCGGGGCTGGTGGAAGAGATCCTCGATGGCGCCCTGCATTTGCGCATGATCCCCATCGGCGACACATTCAACCGCTTCCGCCGCGTGGTGCGCGATATCAGCCAGGAACTGGGCAAGGACATCGAACTGAGCATCAGCGGCGCGGAAACCGAACTGGACAAGACCGTGGTCGAGAAGATCGGCGACCCGCTGATGCACCTGTTGCGCAACGCCATGGACCACGGCATCGAAAGCGCCGATGCGCGGCGTGCGGCCGGCAAGTCGGCCAAGGGGCATCTGAGCCTCAATGCCTACCACGACTCGGGGAGCATCGTCATTGAGATCGCCGACGACGGCGCCGGCCTCAACCGCGAACGCATCCTGCAAAAGGCCCAGGAACGCGGGCTGGTGGCCAGCGGTGCGGTGCTCAACGACCAGGAGATCTACAACCTGATCTTCGAGGCGGGGTTCTCCACCGCCGAGGCGGTGACCAACCTGTCCGGGCGCGGTGTCGGCATGGACGTGGTCAAGCGCAATATCACCTTGTTGCGCGGCACCGTCGACCTCGACAGCCGTCCCGGCCAGGGCACCGTGGTGCGCATTCGCTTGCCGCTGACCCTGGCGATCATCAATGGGTTCCTGGTCGGCATCGACCAATCCACCTACGTGATTCCCCTGGACATGGTCCAGGAGTGTATCGAGCTGGATGAACAGCAGCGCCAGTCCAGTCGCGACACGGGTTATCTGGACCTGCGTGGCGAGGTGTTGCCGTTGGTGCACCTGCGCGACCACTTCAGCCACGAAGGCCCCGCGACCCGACGCCAGAATGTGGTGGTGGTGCGTTACGCCGAGCATAAGGCCGGGCTGGTGGTGGATGACCTGCTCGGCGAGTTCCAGACCGTGATCAAACCCCTGGGCAAGTTGTTCGGTGCACTGCGTGGCATCAGCGGCTCGACCATATTGGGCAGCGGCGCGGTGGCCCTGATCCTGGATGTACCGGTACTGCTCAACCAAATCGTACAACTGGAAGCCCGCACGGCCCAGGCGCCTCAGTCGCCACCGGCCGTCGCTCGCTGA
- a CDS encoding lipid asymmetry maintenance protein MlaB has product MPITTETLDDTAQVRIDGELTIYTVAELAAALLPQMGAAPRLELDLSQVTEMDGAGLQLLAVIRREASNAGIALSVTGQSQAVTQALQLCRSAAS; this is encoded by the coding sequence ATGCCGATTACCACTGAAACACTCGACGACACTGCCCAGGTGCGCATTGACGGCGAGCTTACGATCTACACCGTAGCGGAACTGGCGGCGGCGCTGCTGCCGCAGATGGGCGCGGCGCCACGCCTGGAGCTGGACCTGTCGCAGGTCACAGAGATGGATGGCGCCGGCTTGCAGTTGCTCGCGGTTATCCGACGAGAGGCCAGTAATGCCGGCATAGCCTTGAGCGTGACCGGCCAGAGCCAGGCGGTCACGCAGGCGCTCCAACTGTGTCGCAGCGCGGCCTCATAG
- a CDS encoding response regulator, with protein sequence MAKNVLVVDDSSSVRQVVGIALRSAGYDVIEASDGKDALGKLTGQKVHLIISDVNMPNMDGITFVKEVKKLANYKFTPIIMLTTESQESKKAEGQAAGAKAWVVKPFQPAQMLAAVSKLILP encoded by the coding sequence ATGGCGAAGAATGTATTAGTGGTCGACGACTCCAGCAGCGTGCGGCAAGTGGTCGGCATAGCCTTGAGAAGCGCCGGTTATGACGTCATCGAGGCCAGCGACGGCAAGGATGCCCTGGGCAAGCTGACCGGGCAGAAAGTGCACCTGATCATCAGCGACGTGAACATGCCCAACATGGACGGCATCACCTTCGTCAAGGAGGTCAAGAAGCTGGCTAACTACAAGTTCACCCCGATCATCATGCTCACCACCGAGTCCCAGGAGTCGAAGAAGGCCGAGGGCCAGGCCGCCGGCGCCAAGGCCTGGGTGGTCAAGCCGTTCCAGCCTGCGCAGATGTTGGCAGCTGTGTCTAAACTGATCCTGCCTTGA